In Rhipicephalus microplus isolate Deutch F79 chromosome 7, USDA_Rmic, whole genome shotgun sequence, one genomic interval encodes:
- the LOC119180364 gene encoding uncharacterized protein LOC119180364: MREAIHKASRERQSELRRTPRSEHGCEVMELSSVGERVFAAECIQKKRIRKGRVEYYVKWRGWSHKYNTWEPEENILDGRLLEAFESSQRDSGPGKRGPKSKKERSHSTSEPQQDLRHDSNKAKSEDDTSNDAPATPHGNSSSTETNPAVSPPHSPPPVLSPGASEEKDSSTATAASRLSASTSQSATPPQQQAPAPQSAAVTPKPQPAEAKEPSSKAKPAVAVASPPKTLASVKSPKEEEEKSKQVTAAPSQPSLEKSCEPATPVSKPNQAETCLSSPPVLEASKKPDTTTKRKLDVKPTSSSPQIQAAVVSQQPPSKMPRLSRPMEVPTISAASKPPPVSTTVASLMNGSPPVRAPVRPPVAFKPITPRPGITHIHHNHPPASHLAVPPVAARLGTGQLGPATVARISRPPHLVLPTSSPSLHQAAPNSVNSVGPVTHPTAVPISSPVPATGVVAPQQPVSSATPVLNGRDGAPPQPGSDRENVCKPAVSAVSQGKPMHSHNGQAASPPMLLPPKEASTEPAVAEPEYSQLAIIPDFWQKQSPVVDQVLITDVTANLVTVTVRECRTQAGFFRDRSNEQAPKDIK, encoded by the exons ATGCGCGAAGCCATCCACAAAGCGAGCCGGGAGCGACAGAGCGAACTACGTCGCACACCGCGTTCCGAGCACGGCTGCGAAGTCATGGAGCTCTCGTCGGTCGGCGAGCGCGTCTTCGCCGCCGAGTGCATACAGAAGAAGCGAATTCGAAAG GGCCGTGTCGAGTACTACGTGAAGTGGCGTGGCTGGAGTCACAA ATACAACACCTGGGAGCCCGAGGAAAACATTCTGGATGGCCGTTTGCTGGAAGCCTTCGAGAGCAG tcAGAGAGATTCTGGACCAGGCAAGCGAGGCCCGAAGTCTAAAAAAGAACGAAGTCAC AGCACTAGCGAGCCACAGCAGGACTTGCGGCACGACTCCAACAAGGCCAAAAGTGAAGATGACACCTCCAACGATGCACCAGCGACACCTCACGGCAACAGCTCGAGCACTGAGACAAACCCCGCCGTATCTCCACCACACAGTCCTCCACCAGTGTTATCACCTGGTGCATCAGAGGAGAAAGACAGCTCCACAGCAACGGCTGCGTCGCGCCTTTCGGCGTCCACATCACAATCTGCGACACCGCCACAGCAGCAAGCTCCTGCACCCCAGTCCGCTGCCGTGACGCCGAAGCCGCAGCCAGCCGAAGCTAAAGAGCCATCAAGCAAGGCCAAGCCTGCTGTTGCTGTAGCCAGTCCACCAAAGACACTTGCGAGTGTTAAGAGCCcaaaagaggaggaagaaaagtcCAAACAGGTTACTGCAGCCCCCAGTCAGCCATCATTGGAGAAAAGCTGCGAACCAGCAACACCGGTCTCTAAGCCGAACCAGGCTGAGACGTGTTTGTCTTCCCCACCGGTGCTGGAAGCTTCGAAGAAGCCCGACACTACAACTAAACGCAAGTTGGATGTGAAGCCAACATCATCTAGTCCACAGATTCAAGCCGCGGTCGTATCCCAGCAACCACCCAGCAAGatgccaaggttgtctaggcccATGGAGGTGCCCACAATCAGTGCAGCCAGCAAGCCGCCTCCTGTCTCTACCACGGTGGCATCGCTCATGAACGGCTCACCACCAGTGAGGGCACCCGTGCGGCCGCCGGTAGCCTTCAAGCCCATCACACCGCGCCCCGGCATAACACACATTCACCACAACCACCCCCCTGCCTCACACCTCGCAGTGCCCCCCGTAGCCGCCCGACTGGGTACCGGGCAGCTCGGACCGGCAACAGTTGCACGAATCTCGCGGCCACCGCATCTGGTTCTGCCAACCAGTTCGCCATCGCTGCATCAGGCCGCACCGAATTCTGTCAACTCTGTCGGTCCTGTAACACACCCCACTGCTGTACCCATCAGCTCCCCCGTTCCTGCTACAGGTGTCGTTGCACCCCAGCAGCCAGTGTCGTCGGCAACACCCGTTCTCAACGGGCGCGACGGCGCACCACCTCAGCCGGGCAGTGACCGCGAGAATGTCTGCAAACCAGCAGTATCAGCCGTCTCCCAAGGAAAGCCGATGCACAGTCACAATGGCCAGGCTGCGTCTCCTCCCATGCTACTGCCGCCCAAGGAAGCCAGCACAGAGCCTGCTGTAGCCGAGCCGGAGTACAGCCAGCTTGCCATCATCCCCGACTTCTGGCAGAAGCAGAGTCCAGTTGTGGACCAAGTACTCATCACGGATGTGACTGCCAACCTGGTCACGGTGACTGTGCGCGAGTGTCGGACACAGGCGGGATTTTTCCGTGATAGGAGCAACGAGCAGGCACCGAAGGACATTAAATGA